The Fusarium oxysporum Fo47 chromosome II, complete sequence genome includes a region encoding these proteins:
- a CDS encoding acyl-CoA N-acyltransferase: MVATGPLSGPLFSPNLIGTDVVTSFPEGYTVRPLERGDYAKGFLDCLGVLSDVGDVSQDRFEERFDWMKTQGQGVHYHVAIEHKNRVVGTGAIIVERKFIHNLGLIGHIEEIAIRKDFQGKGLGLKLLASLSSIAKNVGCYKTTLGTSPENEPFYVKCGYNKSGNIMNQYFEEPKEPYYRG, encoded by the exons ATGGTTGCAACCGGCCCTCTCTCCGGCCCTCTATTCTCACCAAACCTGATTGGAACTGATGTTGTAACATCATTCCCTGAAGGTTACACTGTCCGACCATTGGAACGAGGGGATTATGCAAAGGGATTCCTTGACTGCCTCGGCGTGCTGTCTGATGTAGGGGACGTGTCCCAGGATCGCTTCGAGGAGAGGTTCGATTGGATGAAGACACAGGGCCAAGGGGTGCATTACCACGTGGCTATTGAGCATAAGAACCGAGTTGTCGGAACCGGTGCCATTATCGTAGAGAGAAAGTT TATTCACAATCTTGGGTTAATTGGACATATCGAGGAAATCGCTATTAGAAAGGATTTCCAAGGCAAAGGCCTTGGACTGAAGTTACTGGCCAGTCTGTCGTCTATTGCAAAGAATGTCGGGTGTTACAAGACGACTCTGGGGACCAGTCCGGAGAACGAGCCGTTCTATGTCAAATGTGGCTACAACAAGTCGGGCAACATCATGAACCAGTACTTCGAAGAGCCCAAGGAACCCTATTATCGGGGATAA
- a CDS encoding putative cyclase-domain-containing protein, whose protein sequence is MLVSSFFLALGASAIAHAHGIRVERSENRLIKGPASPDGASSSSMEPVWHAKQQGGGLMKLDFHRLIQRRDTSSADTGTSADATSTATKDSSVVETTENEATTTAEAGSTTLETTDSATEASTTEESSVSSTTATSTSTSSIASSTSTTSTSTEPGASCYSTTVKSSTICETTGFTTLTCYAANITSSTCSPGLLCTTQSSNGVTVCMELQNESLPLRKDGPPGNAWGLFGDNDECGMLNLLTPEIIVKAASEIRDGVRVSTDWPLNRMSRPCFGRAPFKHEITTKTPRAVNDDTLTFNTQSSSQWDGFRHYAYQKEKLWFNGKSLDELLSSDVNGIQAWVDRGGIVGRGVLLDYASWADMNNITLTPFETKSITVSTLKEVAESQGTTFQQGDILFIRTGWVRAYDKLSDDECKTLADYKVPPAHGIESSEDTLRWLWEQDFAAVAGDQPSMEAWPCQNTDYFLHEWLLAGWGMPIGELFDLEALSKECEKRGRWSFFFSSVPLKVPGGVASPPNGVAIF, encoded by the exons ATGCTTGTTTCGTCTTTTTTCTTGGCCCTAGGCGCAAGCGCCATCGCGCACGCACATGGTATCCGGGTCGAACGCTCAGAAAACCGCCTCATTAAGGGACCCGCTTCCCCAGATGGCGCTTCTTCGTCCTCTATGGAGCCAGTGTGGCATGCGAAACAACAAGGCGGTGGACTGATGAAGTTGGACTTTCATCGATTGATCCAACGTCGAGACACCAGTTCGGCGGACACCGGGACCTCAGCAGACGCTACGAGCACGGCAACCAAAGATTCCTCAGTGGTAGAAACCACTGAAAATGAAGCTACGACGACAGCTGAGGCTGGAAGTACCACGCTTGAAACAACCGATTCTGCGACGGAGGCATCCACTACAGAAGAAAGCTCCGTGTCATCAACAACCGCAACCTCAACGTCTACCTCAAGTATAGCATCATCGACAAGCACGACCTCAACTTCCACAGAACCCGGCGCCTCCTGCTACAGCACGACAGTCAAGAGCAGCACCATCTGTGAAACAACAGGGTTCACCACATTGACGTGTTATGCTGCGAATATAACCTCGAGCACATGTTCTCCAGGACTTCTATGCACGACCCAGTCAAGCAACGGAGTTACGGTCTGCATGGAACTCCAGAATGAA TCCCTTCCTCTGCGAAAAGATGGTCCTCCTGGAAACGCCTGGGGCCTTTTCGGCGACAATGACGAATGCGGGATGCTAAACCTCTTGACCCCAGAAATCATAGTAAAAGCAGCATCAGAGATACGTGACGGCGTTCGGGTTTCTACCGATTGGCCCCTCAATCGAATGTCCCGACCTTGCTTTGGACGTGCACCTTTCAAGCATGAGATTACTACCAAAACCCCTCGTGCTGTGAATGATGATACTTTGACATTTAACACGCAGAGTAGTTCGCAGTGGGACGGGTTTAGACATTATGCTTAtcagaaggagaagctttGGTTCAATGGGAAGAGCCTTGATGAGCTTTTATCATCGGATGTCAACGGCATTCAGG CTTGGGTTGACCGAGGTGGTATTGTCGGACGCGGAGTACTACTCGACTATGCATCTTGGGCAGATATGAACAACATCACCTTGACTCCCTTCGAAACCAAGTCAATTACTGTATCAACACTAAAAGAAGTTGCCGAAAGCCAAGGAACCACATTCCAACAAGGCGACATTCTCTTCATCCGCACAGGATGGGTCCGAGCCTATGACAAGCTCTCCGACGATGAGTGCAAAACATTGGCAGATTACAAAGTCCCCCCAGCACATGGTATCGAGTCTTCAGAAGATACACTCCGATGGCTTTGGGAGCAAGACTTTGCTGCAGTTGCTGGTGACCAACCTAGTATGGAGGCATGGCCGTGTCAGAACACAGATTACTTTCTGCATGAGTGGCTGTTGGCGGGTTGGGGAATGCCAATTGGGGAGTTGTTCGACCTGGAGGCTCTTAGTAAAGAGTGTGAGAAGCGAGGGAGATGGTCGTTCTTCTTTTCGAGTGTGCCACTCAAG GTTCCCGGAGGCGTGGCTAGTCCACCAAATGGTGTCGCTATCTTCTGA
- a CDS encoding general substrate transporter: MATLDKEANKDNHDLADLKRSELLEIDATRDLTVEEHNLGFREAARQYPWAVFWALFFGIAVIMAGFDAQIITSFYALPAFQTKYGERVHGGDGYEVSAPWQTALGMGNPIGQVLGALASGYPLEMFGRKKTLAICCVWSIALVFVQFFSTSISMLCAGEILGGLAYGFYVVIAPTYASEVCPLALRGFLTTSINMAFVVGQFIAQGCAAGVETRMDEWAYKIPFAIQWVWPTILLAGLPFAPESPYWLVRKGRREAARAALMGLSSPTNRPDIDKALVGIEQTDLLEQEIESSTSWLECFKRANLVRTEISVMVYLIQVIGGNPLIGYATYFFQKAGLDPSDAFNMGVGNTALGFTGTVLSWFLLNWFKLGRRTIYNAGMMVMTTLLFIIGFLSISSTTGAIWATATLMDIWTFVYQMTVGPICFVIISEISATRLREKTIAVATAVQAAASVVFTIVMPLMLNTDEANWGSKTAFLFGGISLVCLVWCYFRLPESQGRTFEELDILFQRRVPARQFKKFDLLNGVDDVMSREG, encoded by the exons ATGGCAACCCTAGACAAAGAAGCCAACAAAGATAATCATGACTTGGCAGACCTGAAGAGATCTGAGCTCCTTGAGATCGATGCCACCCGCGACCTCACCGTCGAAGAGCACAACCTTGGCTTCCGTGAGGCCGCTCGCCAGTATCCGTGGGCCGTTTTCTGGGCTCTTTTCTTTGGCATTGCCGTTATAATGGCGGGCTTTGACGCCCAGATCATCACTTCTTTCTATGCCCTACCCGCATTCCAAACAAAATATGGTGAGCGGGTTCATGGCGGCGACGGCTATGAAGTTTCTGCGCCGTGGCAGACGGCTCTGGGAATGGGTAATCCGATCGGCCAGGTTCTTGGAGCACTTGCCAGTGGTTATCCCCTCGAGATGTTTGGTCGAAAGAAGACATTAGCTATCTGCTGCGTCTGGTCTATTGCCTTGGTGTTTGTTCAGTTCTTCTCCACAAGCATTAGCATGCTATGTGCTGGCGAGATTCTCGGCGGCTTGGCTTATGGATTCTACGTCGTCATTGCACCAACTTATGCCTCAGAGGTGTGCCCTCTTGCTTTGAGAGGTTTCCTCACCACTTCTATTAACATGGCGTTTGTGGTCGGCCAATTCATTGCCCAAGGCTGCGCGGCTGGTGTAGAGACCCGTATGGACGAGTGGGCGTACAAGATCCCTTTTGCGATCCAATGGGTCTGGCCCACAATCCTTCTCGCTGGTCTTCCCTTCGCCCCTGAAAGTCCGTACTGGTTGGTTCGCAAAGGCCGACGTGAGGCAGCACGTGCCGCGCTCATGGGCCTGTCCTCACCTACCAACAGGCCCGATATCGACAAGGCTCTTGTGGGAATCGAACAGACAGATCTTCTCGAGCAAGAAATCGAGTCGTCCACATCGTGGTTGGAGTGCTTCAAGAGAGCGAATTTGGTTCGCACTGAGATCTCAGTTATGGTTTACCTTATCCAGGTCATTGGTGGCAATCCGCTTATTGGATATGCAACATACTTCTTCCAAAAAGCCGGCCTGGATCCCTCTGACGCTTTCAACA TGGGTGTTGGTAACACCGCTCTGGGTTTCACTGGTACGGTTCTCTCGTGGTTCCTACTGAACTGG TTCAAACTTGGCCGACGCACGATCTATAATGCGGGTATGATGGTCATGACGACTCTCCTATTCATCATCGGTTTCCTCAGTATCTCTAGCACCACCGGTGCTATATGGGCTACTGCCACGCTGATGGATATCTGGACCTTCGTGTACCAAATGACTGTCGGTCCCATCTGTTTTGTTATCATTTCCGAGATCTCAGCCACCCGTCTTAGAGAAAAGACCATTGCTGTGGCTACAGCAGTGCAGGCTGCCGCCTCCGTTGTGTTCACAATTGTCATGCCTTTAATGCTCAATACTGATGAGGCCAATTGGGGCAGTAAGACGGCTTTCCTCTTTGGTGGAATTAGTCTTGTATGTCTTGTCTGGTGCTACTTCCGGCTTCCCGAGAGTCAAGGCCGTACATTTGAGGAGCTGGACATCCTTTTCCAGAGGCGCGTTCCTGCGAGACAGTTCAAGAAGTTCGATCTACTTAACGGAGTGGACGATGTTATGAGTAGGGAGGGATAG
- a CDS encoding uncharacterized protein (expressed protein) translates to MYFSNIVIGALAAQALSGDRRPTPALAGKFAALMASAALPVSGVPVIGLIEPRSPEILVLGGGGQQNQGQQDGNDDAQDEQDGENAQDNQNGEDGQNGGGRQGRGGRNGNNGNGQGNGQDQGNGQDNGNGQGNGNGQDQGNGGNQGDQATATESLATAVDTATNVATDVGAIQSRIANETVVTRSLGPGQLDPGQTDVVNTPGQDGGAAATETAAATETGAAGETEAAGDTAAVTEAPAATDTAAATDGAAATVTVTATVTVDNGNGNGNGNGNGNGNGRGRNRDKNNGNNGNNGNADQNNGNGAADGGNAQNGDNAQNGGNGNGNKDAGNNNGNANDGAANGDANDGAANGDANGGAANGNKGNAGNNDGAAGGDAAAGGDAAQGDNAGADAGQGGANGGGAGGLLGSILERLTGGAGAGAAAGNN, encoded by the exons ATGTATTTCTCCAACATCGTTATCGGTGCTCTTGCAGCTCAGGCCCTGTCTGGTGACAGAAGGCCGACTCCAGCGCTGGCTGGAAAGTTCGCG GCCTTGATGGCTTCTGCAGCTCTACCAGTCTCTGGCGTGCCAGTGATTGGCCTCATCGAGCCCCGATCC CCCGAGATCTTGGTGCTAGGTGGTGGTGGTCAGCAGAACCAGGGCCAACAGGATGGCAACGACGATGCTCAAGACGAACAAGACGGCGAGAACGCACAAGATAACCAGAACGGCGAAGACGGACAAAATGGTGGGGGCAGACAAGGCAGAGGTGGTAGGAACGGCAACAACGGCAATGGCCAAGGCAACGGACAGGACCAAGGCAACGGTCAAGATAACGGCAATGGTCAAGGTAATGGCAAtggccaagaccaaggcaACGGAGGAAATCAGGGCGACCAAGCCACTGCCACCGAGTCCCTTGCTACTGCTGTCGACACAGCCACTAACGTCGCCACGGATGTCGGTGCCATCCAGAGCCGCATTGCCAACGAGACCGTAGTCACTCGATCTCTTGGTCCCGGCCAGCTTGACCCAGGCCAGACTGATGTTGTCAACACTCCTGGCCAGGATGGTGGTGCCGCTGCCACTGAGACTGCTGCAGCTACTGAGACAGGTGCTGCTGGCGAGACCGAAGCTGCCGGTGACACTGCTGCCGTCACTGAAGCCCCTGCTGCTACCGACACTGCTGCCGCTACTGATGGTGCCGCTGCtactgtcactgtcaccGCTACCGTTACCGTTGACAACGGTAATGGTAATGGTAATGGTAACGGCAACGGTAACGGCAACGGAAGGGGAAGAAACAGGGATAAGAACAACGGAAACAACGGCAACAATGGCAACGCTGACCAGAACAACGGCAATGGTGCTGCCGACGGGGGTAATGCTCAGAATGGAGACAACGCCCAGAACGGAGGTAACGGAAACGGTAACAAGGATGCTGGCAACAACAACGGTAACGCCAACGACGGCGCTGCTAACGGCGACGCCAACGACGGCGCTGCTAACGGCGACGCCAATGGTGGTGCTGCCAATGGCAACAAGGGCAACGCTGGTAACAACGATGGTGCCGCCGGTGGTGATGCTGCTGCAGGAGGCGACGCTGCTCAAGGTGATAATGCGGGCGCTGACGCTGGACAAGGCGGTGCCAACGGTGGTGGCGCCGGAGGTCTTCTCGGCAGCATCCTCGAGCGCTTGACAGGAGGAGCCGGTGCTGGTGCGGCTGCCGGTAACAACTAG
- a CDS encoding Aldehyde/histidinol dehydrogenase, giving the protein MAPHAEQDESTHGITRLPPPERPAFSTSPPRLLIIGAGNRGKAYAEAVKNSSNGVIVGVIEPIALKRRHLGRKYIWGAREPVPGEEFSDWPEFVQWELSRRQAVASGTTDVPEGVDAVFICVQDGMHKDVVLGLAPLKLHIMCEKPLAPNLEDCMAIYKSLSPDASGSSEKLFAIGHVLRYSPHNMMMRKLLLEDKVIGDIMAVNHTEPVGWYHFTHSYVRGNWRNEKAAAPSLLAKSCHDIDILYWILAAPPPGSNKPTHVPKDISSSGSLQYFRKERKPVEAGNATNCLSCAYEPSCQFSAKRIYTGADLKSQQQEHFCTVVAPEIEDCIPNGGPEAAKKTVLSKLAEDYSEDTPADEVSKRNTFGRCVYECDNDVCDNQVVTLSWDADPIAAPGETPLQALSGRGSKTATLHMVAFTEKICTRFTYIYGVHGEMYADSSSITVTDFRTCKKTVHYPHIPEGGGHGDGDEGLTRQFVLAVDRVKNHVPMDLCCRNTLYYLLDPNSHAKLNFTEFFNGVNPSTLEKNPPVPVSTREDVDRAVQAAKKASEAWAEVPYKERQALVAKFADSIDLIKEDLAVLLTKEQGKPTIMVIFQNRLFTPYCDLKLAELALKYFLAGVVQALSGNDDLGPWLTAHPGVDKISFTGSRATGKKVLQSAAGNLKRVTLKLGGNDPAIVCSDVNVKEVAPKRIYVHESIYHDVLETLASTVKSLPVGDGLESTTVMGPVQNHLQFGRVKSLLADIQSHGLKLVAGSISPSDAGKGYFITPTVVDNPPDASRIVVEEPFGPVFPILKWKDEDEVLRRANGNPMPRFGPQTWRRQRG; this is encoded by the exons ATGGCACCCCATGCCGAACAGGATGAGTCCACCCACGGCATCACTCGCCTTCCACCACCAGAACGTCCAGCCTTTTCTACCTCGCCTCCACGTCTACTAATCATTGGCGCTGGGAACCGTGGCAAAGCCTATGCCGAGGCTGTTAAGAATTCGAGTAATGGCGTCATCGTCGGCGTCATAGAGCCTATCGCACTAAAGAGACGGCATCTCGGTCGCAAATACATCTGGGGTGCACGGGAGCCTGTTCCCGGGGAAGAGTTCAGCGACTGGCCAGAGTTCGTTCAATGGGAACTTAGCCGACGGCAAGCAGTCGCTTCTGGGACCACAGATGTCCCTGAGGGTGTTGATGCAGTCTTCATTTGCGTCCAAGATGGCATGCATAAAGATGTTGTCCTTGGTCTTGCACCGCTGAAACTACACATCATGTGCGAGAAGCCTCTAGCGCCTAATCTGGAGGATTGTATGGCTATCTATAAGAGCCTTTCGCCCGATGCCTCCGGATCCTCAGAAAAGCTGTTCGCTATCGGCCATGTCCTTCGTTACAGTCCTCAcaacatgatgatgaggaagctTCTACTTGAGGACAAGGTCATCGGAGACATCATGGCTGTTAATCACACAGAGCCAGTGGGCTGGTATCACTTTACACACAGTTACGTCAG AGGAAATTGGCGCAATGAAAAGGCGGCAGCTCCATCACTCCTTGCCAAATCGTGCCACGACATAGATATCCTCTACTGGATTTTGGCAGCCCCGCCTCCCGGCTCTAACAAGCCAACCCATGTGCCCAAAGACATAAGCTCTTCTGGATCCCTCCAATATTtcagaaaagagagaaagcCTGTCGAAGCTGGAAATGCCACCAATTGCTTGTCATGTGCCTATGAGCCATCGTGCCAGTTTTCGGCGAAGCGAATTTACACAGGAGCTGATCTCAAGAGTCAGCAACAAGAGCACTTTTGCACGGTCGTCGCACCCGAAATTGAAGACTGTATTCCAAATGGTGGGCCAGAAGCAGCTAAGAAGACTGTTCTCTCCAAACTTGCTGAAGATTACTCAGAAGACACCCCAGCAGATGAGGTTAGCAAGAGAAATACCTTTGGACGTTGTGTGTACGAATGTGACAACGATGTCTGCGACAATCAAGTTGTAACACTTTCTTGGGACGCCGACCCGATCGCAGCTCCCGGCGAAACACCTCTGCAAGCTCTTAGTGGCAGAGGTAGCAAGACAGCTACATTGCATATGGTTGCGTTCACAGAAAAGATCTGTACCCGGTTCACGTACATTTACGGTGTTCACGGAGAGATGTACGCCGACAGCTCCTCAATTACAGTGACAGACTTCAGGACGTGCAAGAAGACGGTTCACTACCCACACATTCCCGAGGGCGGTGGCCATGGTGATGGAGACGAAGGATTGACGAGGCAATTCGTGCTGGCTGTTGATCGGGTAAAGAACCATG TACCTATGGATTTATGTTGCCGCAACACGCTTTATTACTTACTTGATCCGAATTCCCATGCCAAGCTCAACTTCACCGAGTTCTTCAAC GGTGTAAATCCCTCTACTCTAGAGAAGAACCCCCCAGTTCCAGTTTCGACTCGAGAAGATGTAGACAGGGCTGTCCAGGCGGCTAAGAAGGCCTCTGAAGCCTGGGCTGAGGTCCCGTACAAAGAGCGACAGGCCTTAGTGGCCAAATTTGCGGATAGCATTGACTTGATCAAGGAAGATCTTGCCGTTCTGTTAACCAAGGAACAAGGAAAGCCT ACTATCATGGTAATCTTTCAAAACAGGCTATTCACTCCCTATTGTGACTTGAAGCTCGCTGAGCTGGCTCTCAAGTACTTCCTCGCAGGCGTTGTTCAAGCACTGAGCGGCAATGATGACCTGGGCCCGTGGCTCACCGCGCATCCTGGCGTTGACAAAATCAGCTTTACAGGGTCTAGAGCAACTGGAAAGAAGGTCCTGCAGAGCGCTGCTGGCAATCTTAAGCGTGTGACACTCAAATT GGGAGGTAATGATCCGGCCATTGTCTGCAGTGATGTCAATGTCAAAGAAGTTGCCCCAAAG CGTATCTATGTCCACGAGTCCATCTACCATGATGTATTGGAAACATTGGCTTCAACGGTTAAGAGCCTTCctgttggtgatggtctGGAGAGTACCACCGTTATGGGTCCTGTCCAGAACCACCTGCAGTTCGGTAGGGTGAAGAGCTTACTCGCAGATATTCAATCCCATGGCCTCAAGCTCGTAGCAGGATCAATCAGTCCGTCAGATGCGGGAAAGGGGTACTTCATCACTCCTACGGTTGTCGACAACCCTCCAGATGCCTCCAGGATTGTAGTCGAGGAGCCATTTG GCCCTGTCTTTCCTATTCTGAAGTGgaaggacgaggatgaggtcCTTAGACGCGCCAATGGTAACCCCATGCCTCGGTTTGGACCCCAGACTTGGAGAAGGCAGAGAGGCTAG
- a CDS encoding fungal-specific transcription factor domain-containing protein, protein MEPTPQKAQHDKRRRQQRKACDLCRRRKVRCDIVDRPSGPCSVCEKSGFECQSTAKWAVARRSSVVSRNAYDRDTPARSPGVSQPDPEAGAVERDDHLSILGPEASSAPSQRDKTSNDASRSDGQEKLAREGLARFFKHGIGAAAWAVFASTKSFRIAYVGTPVSNLAHLVDLHRSFRQPYSSILGDQRPLSAPTGPDTHGSFQESADGSTSSDRIGGKPLHYPYPPIRQVKSWKPTPNSWVTQDLVTEVSSFPAQEVRDALVQAYFDHIHPFLPIVSKPEFLARYRTPDNPPPLLLFQSVLMAGAHACAHPLVATDRHAVQNRLFRRASMLYHMRHESDRMHLLQAAALFTWHIGDGDTVAGGPWYWAGIAVRIGTGLGAHRRSSQLPATEMAQYRRCWWSAFFCEVFSSLETGRPCAVRAEDIDQLPLQQEDITDTPVTDPTIAESGVSPDFLNHLVDLAYIGLDVISLNAPARDRLIDVASIDARLGLWSLRSGISTVAEDDDSWTCHLRMHYNLLLLHLHRNLHEQSSQSICSAAAQAIVTSLEKLTARDELRQCHFTSVSAVTAAGIQFAGEIRAAVTSQTFLVAINALERLSRLLRSTILLARHWPNAEAVHSVFEELHREYETLVTQRLQGEQVMVPESPPDWNRLLGGEGLHQFSNFTSDQDWMNINSWTDLL, encoded by the exons ATGGAACCGACGCCTCAAAAAGCCCAGCACGACAAACGTCGTCGCCAGCAGCGAAAAGCATGTGACTTATGTCGACGCCGCAAAGTCCGCTGTGATATAGTAGACCGACCATCAGGCCCTTGCTCCGTCTGTGAAAAGTCCGGGTTCGAATGCCA GTCTACGGCGAAATGGGCTGTTGCGAGAAGAAGTTCGGTGGTTTCCAGAAATGCATATGATCGCGATACACCTGCCAGATCACCAGGAGTATCGCAGCCGGATCCGGAGGCCGGAGCCGTTGAGCGTGATGATCATCTTTCGATCCTCGGACCCGAGGCTTCATCTGCACCATCGCAGCGTGATAAGACATCGAATGATGCATCGCGCTCGGATGGTCAAGAGAAACTCGCTCGGGAGGGATTAGCGAGGTTCTTCAAACATGGAATCGGTGCTGCAGCTTGGGCTGTTTTTGCATCGACCAAGAGCTTTCGCATCGCCTACGTCGGCACGCCTGTGTCGAACCTGGCTCATCTTGTCGACTTACATCGCTCTTTCAGACAGCCTTACTCTTCCATTCTTGGCGACCAACGACCTTTATCTGCGCCTACAGGACCTGATACTCATGGCTCGTTTCAAGAATCTGCGGATGGAAGTACCAGCAGTGATAGGATAGGCGGAAAACCATTGCATTACCCATATCCTCCTATCAGACAAGTCAAGTCTTGGAAACCTACACCAAACTCATGGGTAACGCAAGACTTGGTGACGGAGGTATCTTCCTTCCCAGCCCAAGAGGTTCGTGATGCGTTGGTACAAGCGTACTTTGATCATATCCACCCATTTCTGCCCATTGTATCAAAGCCAGAATTTCTCGCTCGATATCGCACGCCTGATAATCCTCCACCACTTCTGCTATTCCAGTCTGTTCTCATGGCTGGCGCCCACGCCTGTGCGCATCCCCTCGTCGCCACTGATCGCCATGCCGTCCAGAACAGACTCTTCAGAAGAGCTAGTATGCTATACCATATGCGACACGAGTCAGATCGAatgcatcttcttcaagcagcAGCCCTGTTCACATGGCATATAGGCGATGGCGATACAGTCGCCGGTGGGCCGTGGTACTGGGCGGGAATTGCTGTACGAATAGGTACAGGTCTTGGTGCTCATCGGAGAAGTTCTCAACTCCCAGCTACAGAGATGGCACAGTATCGACGATGTTGGTGGTCTGCCTTCTTCTGTGAAGTCTTTTCCTCATTGGAGACTGGGAGGCCTTGTGCAGTGAGAGCAGAGGACATAGATCAGCTGCCGCTTCAGCAGGAGGATATTACCGATACACCAGTCACAGATCCAACTATCGCAGAATCCGGTGTTAGCCCTGATTTTCTGAACCACCTCGTTGATCTGGCCTACATTGGCCTCGACGTCATTTCACTAAACGCACCTGCGCGAGATCGTCTCATAGATGTAGCATCAATCGACGCCCGGCTAGGCCTATGGTCCCTCCGCTCAGGTATATCCACCGTCGCAGAAGACGACGACTCATGGACATGTCATCTCCGAATGCATTacaatctcctccttctccaCCTCCATCGCAATCTCCACGAACAGAGCAGCCAGTCAATttgctcagcagcagcccaAGCAATAGTAACATCCCTCGAAAAGCTCACGGCACGCGATGAACTACGTCAATGCCACTTTACTTCCGTTAGCGCCGTGACAGCGGCCGGTATCCAATTCGCCGGTGAGATTCGCGCAGCTGTAACTTCCCAGACCTTTTTGGTCGCCATCAATGCACTTGAGAGATTATCGAGATTGTTGAGGTCAACGATATTACTTGCCAGGCATTGGCCTAATGCAGAGGCTGTGCATAGTGTTTTTGAAGAGTTACATAGAGAATATGAAACGCTTGTTACGCAGAGATTGCAGGGCGAACAGGTTATGGTGCCGGAGAGCCCGCCTGATTGGAATAGGCTGCTTGGAGGGGAGGGATTACATCAGTTCAGCAATTTCACATCAGACCAGGATTGGATGAACATTAATAGCTGGACGGACTTATTATAG